In Carettochelys insculpta isolate YL-2023 chromosome 31, ASM3395843v1, whole genome shotgun sequence, a single window of DNA contains:
- the STAR gene encoding steroidogenic acute regulatory protein, mitochondrial: protein MLPATFKLCAGISYRHLHNLTGLKKQAAVAISQELNRLTFAGSGPSKWINQVRRRSSLLSSRLEEKPFNEADMSYIKQGEEALQTSLRILEEQDGWKTETIARNGDKVLSKVLPDIGKVFRLEVVVDQPLDCVYAELVERMEQMGEWNPNVKEIRILQKIGKDTVITHETATTPGNVVGPRDFVSVRCSKRRGSTCVLAGMATNYGAMPEQKGFIRAENGPTCMVLRPLAEDPSQTHLTWLLSIDLKGWLPKTVINQVLSQTQVDFANQLRQRLATTTTVSC, encoded by the exons atgctgccagcaacTTTCAAACTGTGTGCTGGGATCTCCTACAGGCACCTGCACAACCTGACTG GCTTGAAGAAGCAGGCTGCAGTTGCCATCAGCCAGGAACTGAATAGACTCACCTTTGCTGGCTCTGGGCCCAGTAAATGGATCAACCAAGTTCGTCGGAGGAGCTCCTTACTTA GCTCCAGGCTGGAGGAGAAGCCCTTCAATGAAGCGGACATGTCCTACATTAAACAGGGAGAGGAAGCCCTTCAGACATCACTCCGCATTCTCGAAGAGCAGGATGGCTGGAAAACAGAGACCATTGCG AGGAATGGGGACAAAGTGCTGAGCAAGGTGCTCCCAGACATTGGGAAGGTGTTCCGGCTTGAGGTGGTGGTTGACCAGCCTTTGGACTGTGTATATGCTGAGTTGGTGGAAAGAATGGAGCAGATGGGAGAGTGGAATCCAAACGTCAAGGAAATCAGG ATTCTCCAAAAGATTGGGAAAGATACGGTGATCACCCATGAAACTGCCACCACCCCTGGCAATGTGGTTGGACCTCGGGACTTCGTCAGCGTCCGGTGTTCTAAAAGACGCGGCTCCACATGTGTCCTGGCAGGGATGGCCACAAACTACGGCGCAATGCCAGAACAGAAGGGATTTATAAG AGCTGAGAATGGACCCACCTGCATGGTTCTCCGTCCACTGGCTGAAGATCCATCACAGACCCACCTAACTTGGCTGCTCAGCATTGACTTAAAG ggctggctgcctaAGACAGTTATCAACCAAGTTCTCTCCCAGACCCAGGTGGACTTTGCCAACCAGCTACGCCAGCGCTTGGCTACTACCACCACCGTCAGCTGCTGA